The DNA segment TGTATCACTGAAACCGAATATTATGTTATCAAAAACATGCGAATATGCCTTGCGAGCGATGATTTATATCGCACAGCAATCTCGCGACGGGAGTACGATAAACATCAAAGAAATTGCTGTTAAAATAAATTCACCCGAGTTATTTATTGCCAAAATTCTTCAAAACTTGAGCAAGGAAGGATTTTTACAATCAGCAAAAGGGCGATATGGCGGGTTCTATATTTCAGATGAAGAGGCTAAAAGCTCGCTCGCAGATATCATTACTGCAATCGATGGCGATAAGATGTTTCAGGGTTGCGGGCTCGGTTTGGCATTTTGTTCAGAAACAAATCCTTGTCCGATTCATAACACCTATAAAGCAGCAAGAGATCAGCTGCATGAGATTTATGGCAAAACGACTTTGAGTCAGTTTAGAACTGAAAATTCTTTAGAAAAACTAGAATTAAGACGAGAATAAAAGATCCACTCTTAAGGATTATAAATTTTTTTTTATCAGACTTATAACTATTTATTTAACTAAAATTGAGCAAATATGGCAACAGTAGAAAGATTAGATGTTACGAAAATAGAACCTCGATTGAAACATCCTACTATTTTTAAATATTTTGATGCGTTACAACCAGGCGAAGA comes from the Chryseobacterium sp. SNU WT5 genome and includes:
- a CDS encoding RrF2 family transcriptional regulator, translating into MLSKTCEYALRAMIYIAQQSRDGSTINIKEIAVKINSPELFIAKILQNLSKEGFLQSAKGRYGGFYISDEEAKSSLADIITAIDGDKMFQGCGLGLAFCSETNPCPIHNTYKAARDQLHEIYGKTTLSQFRTENSLEKLELRRE